One genomic window of Desulfovibrio sp. TomC includes the following:
- a CDS encoding DUF6573 family protein, whose product MTSDNEWNLIYSYTRAQAIEDGVLIDVTDAAKGVGFKVHTVVTATLYNGYVEPPTGLTGEGQSTAGRLHDLLFLVLCAARKNHAGADRATVRVAFLMAPGKTETVDVIVHIGPGDQGEPVLTLMLPEDD is encoded by the coding sequence ATGACCAGCGATAACGAATGGAATCTGATTTATTCGTATACCAGGGCACAAGCAATCGAGGACGGGGTTCTAATCGATGTCACCGACGCGGCCAAGGGAGTCGGGTTCAAGGTGCATACTGTCGTAACCGCTACCCTTTACAACGGATACGTCGAACCACCCACCGGGCTGACAGGCGAGGGTCAGTCCACAGCTGGCCGCCTCCATGATCTGCTGTTCCTAGTGCTCTGTGCAGCCAGAAAGAATCACGCCGGCGCGGATCGAGCGACAGTCCGGGTCGCATTCCTCATGGCCCCTGGGAAAACGGAGACGGTGGACGTCATCGTGCACATTGGTCCTGGTGATCAGGGGGAGCCAGTTCTGACCTTGATGTTGCCCGAGGATGATTGA
- a CDS encoding helix-turn-helix domain-containing protein: MGEILKVFGKRVRALRRAKDMTQEQLAERAGLSLQSVGEIERGRGNPTLVNIERLSAALEEDLASLFDLGDVGMTREQVQKELLELLAGASEEQVRAILTMARVLIQK; this comes from the coding sequence ATGGGCGAGATTCTTAAGGTTTTCGGGAAACGTGTCCGGGCATTGCGCCGGGCAAAGGACATGACCCAGGAGCAGCTTGCGGAGCGGGCGGGGCTGTCCCTCCAAAGCGTTGGGGAGATCGAGAGGGGTAGGGGGAATCCGACCTTGGTGAATATCGAAAGATTATCCGCCGCACTCGAGGAAGATTTGGCATCCCTCTTTGACCTCGGGGATGTCGGCATGACGCGGGAACAGGTGCAGAAGGAACTTCTGGAGTTGCTGGCCGGGGCCAGTGAAGAGCAAGTGCGAGCGATCCTGACCATGGCCAGGGTACTGATCCAGAAGTGA